The following proteins are encoded in a genomic region of Bernardetia sp. MNP-M8:
- a CDS encoding FixH family protein: MNTLTSLWSKFNWGTGIFLFYSAFVIFMLSLVVMSMQQKIELVTENYYTKGVDFQSQINEQSNVAALVEKPTIKQLENGNVEIKFPASENLESKINGEISFFRPSDKDLDFTVPIQLEKTKNQIITQKIEHGLWKVKLSWTQQDKTGNDKKFFQETTLVASN; encoded by the coding sequence ATGAATACTTTAACATCACTTTGGTCAAAGTTTAATTGGGGAACAGGTATTTTTCTGTTCTACTCTGCTTTTGTAATTTTTATGTTGTCGCTTGTTGTTATGTCAATGCAACAGAAAATTGAACTCGTAACAGAAAATTATTATACAAAAGGAGTAGATTTTCAAAGTCAAATAAACGAGCAATCCAATGTGGCTGCACTCGTAGAAAAACCAACCATAAAACAATTAGAAAATGGAAATGTAGAAATAAAATTTCCTGCTTCTGAAAATTTGGAATCAAAAATAAATGGTGAAATTTCTTTTTTTCGTCCTTCTGATAAAGATTTGGATTTTACTGTTCCTATTCAATTAGAAAAAACAAAAAATCAAATCATTACTCAAAAAATAGAACACGGACTTTGGAAAGTAAAATTATCATGGACACAACAAGACAAAACAGGAAATGATAAAAAATTCTTTCAAGAAACGACTTTGGTAGCGTCGAATTAA